In the Piscinibacter sp. XHJ-5 genome, one interval contains:
- a CDS encoding glycosyltransferase family 9 protein, giving the protein MTAWLAARNILAVRLDNLGDVIMTSPAIAAMKHSSPGVKVTLLGSRAGAATLGHVPALDDAIVYDAPWTKGAGSRDPLADRRLVDELSRRAFDAAVIFTVCTQSALPAALMCRMAGIPLRLAHSRENPYELLTHWVQDAEVCATGMRHEVTRQLDLVRSVGFHACDERMQFRYPAADVLSMRRKFVEAGGDLLRPYVVVHPGATAASRRYPAERFGIAAQAIVDETGCQVVFTGGADEKPLIEAAQSRMEDPGVSLAAQLSLGELAALIAGAQVIVCNNSGPVHIAAAVGTPVAVLYALTNPQHTPWRVSSRVLNHDVPCRNCLKSVCPEKHHDCLERVDPGEVAGAALDLIRTLPGVPLSPHTHRPVAPLMAGG; this is encoded by the coding sequence ATGACCGCCTGGCTGGCCGCCCGCAACATCCTCGCGGTGCGACTCGACAACCTCGGCGACGTCATCATGACCTCGCCCGCGATCGCGGCGATGAAGCACAGCAGCCCCGGGGTGAAGGTCACGCTGCTTGGGTCGCGGGCGGGCGCGGCGACGCTGGGCCACGTGCCGGCGCTGGACGACGCCATCGTCTACGACGCGCCGTGGACCAAGGGCGCCGGCAGCCGCGACCCGCTGGCCGACCGCCGCCTGGTCGACGAGCTGTCCCGACGGGCCTTCGACGCCGCCGTCATCTTCACCGTCTGCACGCAGAGCGCGCTGCCGGCGGCGCTGATGTGCCGCATGGCCGGCATTCCGCTGCGGCTCGCGCACAGCCGCGAGAACCCGTACGAGCTGCTGACGCACTGGGTGCAGGACGCCGAGGTCTGCGCCACGGGCATGCGCCACGAGGTGACGCGCCAGCTCGACCTGGTGCGCTCGGTGGGCTTTCACGCCTGTGACGAGCGCATGCAGTTCCGCTATCCGGCCGCCGACGTGCTGAGCATGCGGCGCAAGTTCGTCGAGGCCGGCGGCGACCTGCTGCGTCCGTACGTCGTCGTGCATCCCGGCGCCACCGCCGCTTCGCGCCGCTACCCGGCGGAGCGCTTCGGCATCGCGGCGCAGGCCATCGTCGACGAAACCGGCTGCCAGGTGGTGTTCACCGGCGGCGCCGACGAGAAGCCGCTGATCGAAGCGGCGCAGTCGCGCATGGAGGATCCGGGCGTCTCGCTCGCCGCCCAGCTGAGCCTGGGCGAGCTGGCCGCCCTGATCGCCGGCGCCCAGGTGATCGTCTGCAACAACAGCGGGCCGGTCCACATCGCCGCGGCCGTCGGCACGCCGGTCGCGGTGCTGTATGCGCTGACCAATCCGCAGCACACGCCGTGGCGCGTGTCCTCGCGGGTGCTGAACCACGACGTGCCCTGCCGCAACTGCCTGAAGAGCGTGTGTCCCGAGAAGCACCACGACTGCCTCGAGCGCGTCGACCCCGGCGAGGTTGCCGGCGCCGCACTGGACCTCATCCGCACCCTGCCCGGCGTGCCGCTGAGCCCGCACACGCACCGGCCGGTGGCGCCGCTGATGGCGGGAGGCTGA
- a CDS encoding HAD family hydrolase: protein MTSAIFTGLGGPPVTPPQQRAVFIDKDGTLVENVPHNVDPAKLRFTPHAMEGLRLLADRGFQLIVVTNQPGLAYGLFTRSALTRLQLALAEMMQRDGVRLTDFYACPHAPGPAGPVQGCLCRKPAPGLLRQAARAHALDLKRSWMIGDILDDVEAGRRAGCRTVMLDVGHETVWRMSPLRTPHVKAADLLEAARAIVQADDAERSMLPAELPPPEAPDARGVRRAGTVPRRPPLPCARGQGPTLQGSPS, encoded by the coding sequence TTGACGAGCGCGATCTTCACCGGCCTGGGGGGCCCGCCGGTCACGCCGCCGCAGCAGCGCGCGGTCTTCATCGACAAGGACGGCACGCTGGTCGAGAACGTGCCGCACAACGTGGACCCCGCGAAGCTGCGCTTCACGCCCCACGCGATGGAAGGCCTGCGACTGCTGGCCGACAGGGGCTTCCAGCTCATCGTCGTGACCAACCAGCCCGGGCTGGCCTACGGGCTGTTCACGCGCAGCGCCCTCACGCGGCTTCAGCTGGCGCTGGCCGAGATGATGCAGCGCGACGGCGTGCGACTCACCGACTTCTATGCCTGCCCGCATGCCCCCGGCCCCGCCGGCCCCGTGCAAGGCTGCCTGTGCCGCAAACCGGCCCCGGGCCTGCTGCGCCAGGCCGCGCGCGCCCACGCTCTCGATCTGAAACGCTCGTGGATGATCGGCGACATCCTGGACGACGTAGAGGCCGGCCGGCGCGCCGGCTGCCGCACGGTGATGCTGGACGTCGGCCACGAGACGGTGTGGCGCATGTCCCCGCTTCGCACGCCGCACGTGAAAGCAGCGGACCTGCTCGAGGCGGCGCGAGCCATCGTGCAGGCCGACGATGCAGAGCGCAGCATGCTGCCCGCCGAGTTGCCGCCGCCGGAAGCACCGGATGCGCGTGGCGTGCGCCGCGCCGGCACGGTGCCTCGCCGTCCGCCATTGCCTTGCGCACGCGGGCAGGGGCCGACCCTGCAGGGGAGCCCTTCATGA
- a CDS encoding GlsB/YeaQ/YmgE family stress response membrane protein, with the protein MNFIVWLIVGGLVGWIASMIMRTDAQQGVILNVVVGIIGAAVAGWLISPLVGVPSINQSFSVGAFVVSLLGAVVLLGIVNLFRRGRVR; encoded by the coding sequence ATCAACTTCATCGTTTGGCTGATAGTGGGCGGATTGGTCGGCTGGATCGCCAGCATGATCATGCGCACCGACGCGCAGCAGGGTGTCATCCTCAATGTCGTCGTCGGCATCATCGGTGCGGCAGTGGCCGGCTGGCTGATCTCGCCGCTGGTGGGGGTTCCAAGCATCAATCAGAGCTTCAGCGTCGGGGCATTCGTCGTTTCGCTGCTGGGCGCGGTGGTGCTGCTGGGCATCGTCAACCTGTTCCGCCGCGGCAGGGTGCGCTGA
- a CDS encoding ATP-binding protein: MRSEAEDAEIRDKRRRSSAKEGASAGGTGSRRSGAKHAFEAHFQRFAESSDDVFWLADLTHQCLLYVSPRFEQLWGVRADRLMSDPTQWNRAVLTPDGKSLPTPFFADDPAHGEMVREYRIKARGGDTRWIRDRRFYLRDGSGRTLRIGGIAEDVTERKQREIENEELLAREREARGQAETAASSKDEFVAVVTHELRSPLNAIRGWAHVLRHSGGLNATQLKALDAIDRNTQAQAHLVDDLLDSQRILCGKLQLDLQRMPLANVLEEACESVQPAAQQKRIRLDVTHDAAIGIVRADPERLRQAVVKLLANAVKFTPEDGIVTLCSRRGPESLSIEVKDTGVGLEPAQLPFVFERFQQADSSSTRRASGLGLGLTLAQQLVELHGGRISVDSAGAGQGTTFTIELPEHLSEKTADTPVSAPQFASPLAGKRIVIVEDDADGREALGLILRGARAELHSFDRAATAYDYLLHAPRQELPDALISDIAMPDEDGYAFIRRVREMEGGERRPHVIALALTAFSRVEDRMRALAAGFDAHVAKPIDPDRVLRTLIDALQDTDPHPSSA; the protein is encoded by the coding sequence ATGAGGTCAGAGGCCGAAGACGCAGAAATCAGGGACAAGCGACGACGCTCTTCGGCAAAGGAGGGCGCATCGGCGGGAGGGACCGGCTCGCGCCGCTCGGGTGCCAAGCATGCCTTCGAAGCGCACTTCCAGCGCTTCGCGGAAAGCAGCGACGACGTCTTCTGGCTGGCCGATCTGACACATCAGTGCCTTCTCTACGTGAGCCCGCGGTTCGAGCAGTTGTGGGGCGTGCGCGCGGACCGGCTGATGAGCGATCCGACGCAATGGAACCGCGCGGTGCTGACGCCCGACGGCAAGAGCTTGCCGACGCCGTTCTTTGCCGACGATCCGGCCCATGGCGAGATGGTCCGCGAGTACCGGATCAAGGCGCGGGGCGGTGACACCCGCTGGATCCGCGATCGGCGCTTCTACCTTCGCGACGGGAGCGGCCGCACCTTGCGCATCGGCGGCATCGCCGAGGACGTGACGGAGCGCAAGCAGCGGGAGATCGAGAACGAGGAGCTGCTGGCGCGAGAGCGCGAGGCTCGCGGCCAGGCGGAGACCGCCGCGTCATCGAAGGATGAGTTCGTGGCGGTGGTGACGCACGAGCTGCGCTCACCCTTGAACGCGATCCGCGGCTGGGCGCACGTGCTGCGCCACAGCGGCGGGCTCAACGCGACGCAGCTGAAGGCGCTGGATGCCATCGACCGCAACACGCAGGCGCAGGCGCACCTAGTCGATGATCTGCTCGACAGCCAGCGCATTCTTTGCGGCAAGCTTCAACTCGACCTGCAACGCATGCCCCTGGCGAACGTGCTCGAGGAAGCGTGCGAGTCGGTGCAGCCGGCTGCGCAGCAGAAGCGCATCCGGCTGGACGTGACGCACGATGCGGCCATCGGCATCGTGCGCGCCGATCCCGAGCGGCTGCGACAGGCCGTGGTCAAGCTGCTCGCGAACGCGGTCAAGTTCACGCCCGAGGACGGCATCGTGACGCTGTGCAGCCGCCGCGGGCCGGAGTCGTTGTCGATCGAGGTCAAGGACACGGGCGTCGGCCTGGAGCCGGCGCAGCTGCCGTTCGTGTTCGAACGCTTCCAGCAGGCGGACAGCTCGAGCACCCGCCGCGCCAGCGGCCTCGGCCTGGGGCTGACGCTCGCGCAGCAGCTCGTCGAGCTGCACGGCGGTCGAATCTCCGTGGACAGTGCCGGCGCGGGACAGGGCACGACCTTCACCATCGAGCTGCCCGAGCACCTGAGCGAGAAGACCGCCGACACGCCGGTCAGCGCACCCCAGTTTGCCTCGCCCCTCGCGGGCAAGCGCATCGTCATCGTCGAGGACGATGCGGACGGACGCGAGGCGCTGGGACTCATCCTGAGAGGAGCCCGCGCCGAGCTGCACAGCTTCGACCGCGCGGCGACCGCCTACGACTACCTGCTGCACGCGCCGCGACAGGAACTGCCCGATGCGCTCATCTCCGACATCGCGATGCCCGACGAAGACGGCTATGCGTTCATCCGCCGCGTTCGCGAGATGGAAGGCGGGGAGCGCCGACCTCACGTGATCGCGCTGGCGTTGACGGCGTTCTCGCGGGTCGAGGATCGCATGCGCGCGCTGGCCGCCGGCTTCGACGCCCATGTGGCCAAGCCGATCGATCCGGATCGCGTGCTGCGCACGCTGATCGACGCGTTGCAGGACACCGATCCGCATCCGTCGAGCGCCTGA
- a CDS encoding response regulator codes for MLLIDDNLDAAESLAQLLALSGHDTRTAGDGVGGLRVAAVFRPEVVFCDLGLPGMSGYEVARLLRELPFGRDMVLAALTGYGQPSDRERTAEAGFDAHLVKPVDPEVIESFLDDSRAP; via the coding sequence GTGCTCCTGATCGACGACAACCTGGACGCTGCCGAATCGCTGGCTCAATTGCTCGCCTTGTCCGGGCATGACACCCGCACGGCCGGCGATGGCGTCGGTGGCCTGCGCGTGGCAGCCGTGTTCCGTCCCGAGGTCGTGTTCTGCGACCTGGGCCTGCCGGGGATGAGCGGCTACGAAGTGGCCAGGCTGTTGCGCGAGCTTCCGTTCGGCCGCGACATGGTCCTGGCCGCGCTGACCGGCTATGGTCAGCCGTCGGACCGCGAGCGAACCGCCGAGGCGGGTTTCGATGCTCACCTCGTGAAGCCGGTGGACCCGGAAGTGATAGAGAGCTTCCTGGACGACAGCCGCGCGCCCTGA
- a CDS encoding CsbD family protein, whose amino-acid sequence MNKDQIKGRVDQAKGKVKDAAGDLTGDKSLDVEGKIDQAKGKAQAEVGDIKEKAKRKADKP is encoded by the coding sequence ATGAACAAGGACCAGATCAAGGGACGCGTGGACCAGGCAAAGGGCAAGGTCAAGGATGCTGCCGGTGACCTGACCGGCGACAAGTCGCTCGACGTCGAAGGCAAGATCGACCAGGCCAAGGGCAAGGCCCAGGCCGAAGTGGGGGACATCAAGGAAAAGGCGAAGCGCAAGGCCGACAAGCCCTGA
- a CDS encoding plasmid stabilization protein — MPRSWSDKRERQYEHIKEGLLERGKKEDVAEEIAARTVNKERAQHGEAKEASRTSIEDMPASRRGGLHSHSGERGRTYAQLYEEAKAHNIKGRSGMTKAELEKKLNH; from the coding sequence ATGCCCAGGTCGTGGAGCGACAAGCGTGAACGCCAGTACGAGCACATCAAGGAAGGCCTGCTCGAGCGCGGCAAGAAGGAAGACGTGGCCGAGGAGATTGCGGCCCGCACGGTGAACAAGGAGCGTGCACAGCACGGCGAGGCCAAGGAAGCGAGCCGCACCTCGATCGAGGACATGCCCGCCAGCCGCCGCGGCGGCCTGCACTCGCACAGCGGCGAGCGCGGGCGGACCTATGCGCAGCTCTACGAAGAAGCCAAGGCCCACAACATCAAGGGACGCTCCGGCATGACGAAGGCCGAGCTCGAGAAGAAGCTCAACCACTGA
- a CDS encoding glycine zipper 2TM domain-containing protein, with protein sequence MTSKLMTLSAVASALVLAAGCSSVSENTAPPASGTIGASPYSSSSSSTEAAQFGYVRNIQQHETARRSSGAGAILGAVIGGALGNQVGSGSGRTAATAIGAVGGAVAGNKIEENRSGGQAYYQVDVRLDNGDFRSFDYYDVNGLRVGDRVRVEGNQLQRW encoded by the coding sequence ATGACAAGCAAGTTGATGACCCTCAGCGCCGTTGCATCGGCACTGGTCCTCGCCGCCGGCTGCTCTTCGGTGAGCGAGAACACGGCGCCGCCTGCGTCCGGCACGATCGGCGCCTCGCCGTATTCCTCGTCGTCGTCGTCCACCGAGGCGGCGCAGTTCGGCTACGTGCGCAACATCCAGCAGCACGAGACGGCACGCCGGTCGTCCGGTGCGGGCGCGATCCTCGGCGCGGTGATCGGCGGTGCGCTGGGCAACCAGGTGGGCTCCGGATCCGGCCGCACCGCGGCCACCGCCATCGGCGCCGTGGGCGGTGCCGTGGCCGGCAACAAGATCGAGGAGAACCGCTCCGGCGGCCAGGCCTACTACCAGGTCGACGTGCGGCTCGACAACGGCGACTTCCGCTCGTTCGACTACTACGACGTGAACGGCTTGCGCGTGGGTGACCGCGTGCGCGTCGAAGGCAATCAGTTGCAGCGCTGGTAA
- a CDS encoding TMEM165/GDT1 family protein, with amino-acid sequence MHTFLIATGLVGLAEIGDKTQLLALVLAARFRKPWPIVAGILAATLINHALASALGAWLVSVTGPQLMRWILGIGFIAMALWTLVPDRFDEDDAPPRSSRGVFVTTLVAFFIAEMGDKTQIATVALAAREQAMWGVVAGTTLGMMIANVPAVLLGDRLSGRLPIAWMHRGAALVFALLGVATLLYS; translated from the coding sequence TTGCACACCTTTCTCATCGCCACCGGCCTCGTCGGCCTCGCCGAAATCGGCGACAAGACCCAGCTCCTCGCCCTCGTCCTCGCCGCGCGCTTTCGCAAGCCCTGGCCCATCGTCGCCGGCATCCTCGCGGCAACGCTGATCAACCACGCGCTGGCCAGCGCACTCGGCGCATGGCTCGTGTCCGTGACCGGACCCCAGCTGATGCGCTGGATCCTGGGCATCGGCTTCATCGCCATGGCGCTGTGGACGCTGGTGCCCGACCGCTTCGACGAGGACGATGCGCCGCCGCGCTCGTCGCGAGGCGTGTTCGTGACCACCCTCGTCGCCTTCTTCATTGCCGAGATGGGCGACAAGACGCAGATCGCCACCGTCGCTCTCGCCGCGCGAGAGCAGGCGATGTGGGGCGTGGTGGCCGGGACGACGCTCGGCATGATGATCGCGAACGTGCCCGCCGTGCTTCTCGGCGACCGACTCTCGGGCCGGCTGCCCATCGCGTGGATGCACCGCGGCGCCGCGCTCGTCTTCGCGCTCCTGGGTGTCGCGACGCTGCTCTATTCGTAG
- a CDS encoding LacI family DNA-binding transcriptional regulator, which produces MSNDKRPTTLHDVAARAGVSIATVSKFINRQQRFSAGVEARVLEAVEALAYRRNPAAHSMVTGRTGTLGLAVLDIGNPHFASMVKGANRVALALGYSLMVVDLEECAGAELQQLQALASRVDGLAVSARVPGPAMQWLVQQSRPIVWFGRFEEPGCACVRTDGRVAGRLLGTHLLERGFRRVLYAGYAASRWSEDRAEGLAAVLSEAGVPLQRCESSTPSLDGGRLATDAWFQSALRPDAVVGYNDMIAIGFMRELQRRGVHVPDEVGVAGFDNVPLCGLLEPELTSVDVRGGQQGESVIRELHGLITRERVPSVVVIEPQLVERRSTARG; this is translated from the coding sequence ATGAGCAACGACAAGCGCCCCACCACATTGCACGACGTCGCCGCGCGTGCCGGGGTTTCCATCGCCACCGTCTCCAAGTTCATCAACCGCCAGCAGCGCTTCTCGGCCGGCGTCGAAGCGCGCGTGCTCGAAGCGGTGGAGGCGCTGGCCTATCGTCGCAACCCGGCGGCGCACAGCATGGTCACCGGGCGCACGGGTACGCTGGGCCTGGCGGTGCTCGACATCGGCAACCCGCACTTCGCGAGCATGGTCAAGGGCGCCAACCGCGTCGCGCTGGCGCTCGGCTACAGCCTCATGGTGGTCGACCTGGAGGAATGTGCCGGAGCCGAGCTGCAGCAGTTGCAGGCGCTTGCCAGCCGGGTTGACGGGCTTGCTGTCAGCGCGCGCGTGCCCGGGCCCGCGATGCAGTGGCTGGTGCAGCAAAGTCGCCCCATCGTGTGGTTCGGCCGCTTCGAGGAGCCCGGCTGCGCCTGCGTGCGCACCGACGGCCGCGTGGCCGGTCGCCTGCTCGGCACCCATCTGCTCGAACGCGGCTTTCGGCGCGTGCTGTACGCCGGCTACGCCGCTTCGCGCTGGAGCGAGGACCGCGCCGAAGGGCTGGCGGCCGTCCTGTCCGAGGCCGGCGTGCCGCTGCAGCGCTGCGAATCGTCGACACCCTCGCTGGACGGTGGGCGGCTTGCCACCGATGCCTGGTTCCAGTCGGCGCTCAGGCCCGACGCAGTCGTCGGCTACAACGACATGATCGCCATCGGCTTCATGCGCGAGCTGCAGCGCCGCGGTGTTCACGTGCCCGACGAGGTCGGGGTGGCGGGCTTCGACAACGTGCCGCTGTGCGGCCTGCTGGAGCCGGAGCTGACCAGCGTCGACGTGCGCGGCGGACAGCAGGGCGAATCGGTGATCCGCGAGCTGCACGGGCTCATCACGCGCGAGCGCGTGCCGTCGGTCGTGGTGATCGAGCCGCAACTCGTCGAGAGACGTTCCACGGCGCGCGGCTGA
- a CDS encoding PEP-CTERM sorting domain-containing protein, protein MKRQLHALAAAVLLSAASYSMAQTVNIGGLNVPSGANFAVASVYENVVANVGDVLGGVGEVTQINGINISDLCAGCELTYTFGGYTVTSLTASDVTFSGGWINFYLGFGADNDFNPFGSANSGADLAAASNGALWLTLAGHEIDADGNTFAGHGTAIGTTSPAGTGAGLADVDLTGSANGNTAGGGALANTAFNTNTVPAEFGAPFADFQLGSSFSAVLLPHPGECPGGPLCVAGSADIRGVGVIPEPQTYALLLAGLGAVGFIARRRKQV, encoded by the coding sequence ATGAAGAGACAACTTCACGCCTTGGCTGCCGCTGTCTTACTGAGTGCCGCCAGTTACTCCATGGCGCAAACAGTGAACATCGGTGGCCTCAATGTCCCCAGTGGGGCCAACTTCGCCGTCGCCTCGGTCTATGAAAACGTCGTTGCCAATGTGGGCGACGTGTTGGGCGGCGTCGGCGAAGTGACCCAGATCAACGGGATCAACATCAGCGACCTGTGCGCGGGTTGCGAGCTGACCTACACCTTCGGCGGCTACACGGTGACCAGCCTCACGGCCTCGGACGTCACGTTCAGCGGCGGCTGGATCAACTTCTACCTGGGCTTCGGCGCTGACAACGACTTCAATCCGTTCGGCAGCGCGAACTCGGGCGCCGACCTCGCCGCCGCATCCAACGGCGCGCTGTGGCTGACGCTCGCCGGGCACGAGATCGATGCCGACGGCAACACCTTCGCCGGTCACGGCACCGCCATCGGCACGACCTCGCCGGCGGGCACCGGCGCCGGTCTGGCCGATGTGGACCTGACGGGCTCGGCGAACGGCAACACGGCCGGCGGCGGCGCACTCGCCAACACGGCGTTCAACACGAACACCGTTCCGGCGGAGTTCGGCGCCCCGTTTGCGGACTTCCAGCTCGGATCGTCGTTCAGCGCGGTTCTGCTGCCGCATCCCGGTGAGTGCCCGGGCGGCCCGCTCTGCGTGGCCGGCAGCGCCGACATCCGTGGCGTGGGCGTGATCCCCGAGCCGCAAACCTATGCCCTGCTGCTGGCCGGGCTGGGCGCGGTCGGGTTCATCGCTCGCCGTCGCAAGCAGGTCTGA